From a single Micromonospora carbonacea genomic region:
- a CDS encoding family 43 glycosylhydrolase, with the protein MSRGASGGLRRVSLAAVGALLLCAGLVTAGTAAQAADDWSPESSHTSTDRGDGRYSVPLLRSDVPDISVERVPAADNDEGRDIYYMISTTMHLSPGAPIMKSYDLVNWETVNYVFDRASIGDSFSLRNGQNSYGQGQWASSLRYHDGMYYVAFNTNNLNGAYIYRTDDIENGAWQRTALGRGLHDPSLFFDVDGTPYIFYGSGGTSAVRLNAGLTAIEQDYPNIFTAADYAGQPFIGGLFEGAQFYHIDGWYYAVIITWPSGQGRQVVMFRSKDLLGRYTSAGGGNTYEARGVLNSNGFAQGSLVPVARTGGGTDWHGMFFRDTFPIGRIPALIPATWSDGWPTFGNNGVVPVDGLFDKPIRLSPAEETLERQKSIVASDDFANDAPHKAYQDEEWTIPTPPDLDESLLGVELLGNAGFESGSVSPWAAQFGATLALDPADAASGSAALRVGNRTLNGSGPHQNLAGKLQHGVTYTVSAKIKYASGPASVRFNLAADWGSGVQVMAFGTVPAGQWTTVTGRYTFPATANLANVKFAVETPWGNPQPASSSVEYLIDDLSVVGQPVTTEHPTEAEIAPNGSRLDLAWEWNHAPDNRYWSLTDREGWLRLTTGKVVTGEYVYTKLSNRAELAWFEEARNTLSQRTFGPRQSAETRMDISGMRDGDVAGLAAYNRGFSYVAVKRVDGRNTLGVVNRGQPFAVDLDQAALESFLPGTTVPLGDATVVHVKADLDFAAPVGQLWTTFYYSLDGLTWTQLGSRVGPQTLDGSLAHFMGHRVGLFNYATQTTGGRVDFDHYLLSDTLTAQGLPLDTDALDAAVAHAETLDSRHYPADAWAAMRAALATAKAARAGRFGTQNQIDAPERSLSFQLARLGVLRAAPELPVTASAQTRCVGGRAYVAVQATNGHTAPVDITLETPYGTRTVTNVAPGTNAYQSFTTRATSIPAGTATIRATGTVDGTTVTTVVTTTHPAQSCGA; encoded by the coding sequence GTGAGTCGTGGTGCCTCCGGAGGGCTACGACGGGTCTCGCTGGCGGCGGTGGGTGCCCTCCTGCTGTGCGCCGGCCTCGTGACCGCCGGCACGGCGGCGCAGGCGGCGGACGACTGGTCCCCGGAGTCGTCCCACACGTCGACCGACCGGGGCGACGGCAGATATTCCGTGCCGCTGCTGCGCTCCGACGTGCCGGACATCAGCGTCGAGCGGGTCCCGGCCGCCGACAACGACGAGGGCCGGGACATCTACTACATGATCAGCACGACGATGCACCTGAGCCCCGGTGCGCCGATCATGAAGTCGTACGACCTCGTCAACTGGGAGACGGTCAACTACGTCTTCGACCGGGCCAGCATCGGCGACTCGTTCTCCCTGCGCAACGGCCAGAACTCCTACGGGCAGGGGCAGTGGGCGTCGTCCCTGCGCTACCACGACGGCATGTACTACGTCGCGTTCAACACCAACAACCTCAACGGCGCGTACATCTACCGCACCGACGACATCGAGAACGGCGCGTGGCAGCGCACCGCCCTCGGCCGTGGCCTGCACGACCCGTCGCTCTTCTTCGACGTCGACGGCACGCCCTACATCTTCTACGGCTCGGGCGGCACCAGCGCCGTCCGCCTCAACGCCGGCCTGACCGCGATCGAGCAGGACTACCCGAACATCTTCACGGCGGCCGACTACGCCGGCCAGCCGTTCATCGGCGGCCTGTTCGAGGGCGCGCAGTTCTACCACATCGACGGCTGGTACTACGCCGTGATCATCACCTGGCCCTCCGGCCAGGGGCGTCAGGTCGTCATGTTCCGCTCGAAGGACCTGCTCGGGCGGTACACCTCGGCCGGCGGGGGCAACACCTACGAGGCGCGCGGCGTGCTCAACTCCAACGGCTTCGCCCAAGGCAGCCTCGTGCCGGTCGCGCGCACCGGCGGCGGGACCGACTGGCACGGGATGTTCTTCCGCGACACGTTCCCGATCGGCCGCATCCCCGCGCTCATCCCGGCCACCTGGTCCGACGGGTGGCCGACGTTCGGCAACAACGGGGTCGTGCCGGTCGACGGCCTGTTCGACAAGCCGATCCGGCTCAGCCCGGCCGAGGAGACCCTCGAACGGCAGAAGAGCATCGTCGCCTCGGACGACTTCGCCAACGACGCGCCGCACAAGGCGTACCAGGACGAGGAGTGGACGATCCCGACGCCGCCCGACCTCGACGAGTCGCTCCTCGGCGTCGAGCTGCTCGGCAACGCCGGCTTCGAGTCCGGCAGCGTCTCGCCGTGGGCCGCGCAGTTCGGGGCCACCCTCGCCCTCGACCCGGCCGACGCCGCCTCGGGCTCGGCGGCGCTGCGGGTCGGCAACCGCACGCTCAACGGCTCCGGCCCCCACCAGAATCTCGCCGGCAAGCTCCAGCACGGCGTGACCTACACGGTGTCGGCGAAGATCAAGTACGCCTCGGGCCCGGCCAGCGTCCGGTTCAACCTGGCCGCCGACTGGGGCTCCGGCGTGCAGGTGATGGCCTTCGGCACCGTCCCGGCCGGGCAGTGGACGACGGTCACCGGCCGGTACACGTTCCCGGCGACGGCGAACCTCGCCAACGTCAAGTTCGCGGTGGAGACGCCGTGGGGCAACCCGCAGCCGGCGTCGTCCAGCGTGGAATACCTGATCGACGACCTCTCGGTCGTCGGGCAGCCGGTGACCACCGAACACCCGACCGAGGCGGAGATCGCCCCGAACGGCTCGCGGCTGGACCTGGCCTGGGAGTGGAACCACGCCCCGGACAACCGGTACTGGTCGCTCACCGACCGGGAGGGCTGGCTGCGGCTGACCACCGGCAAGGTCGTCACCGGCGAGTACGTCTACACGAAGCTGTCGAACCGGGCCGAGCTCGCCTGGTTCGAGGAGGCCCGCAACACCCTGTCGCAGCGCACCTTCGGCCCGCGCCAGTCGGCCGAGACCCGGATGGACATCTCCGGCATGCGCGACGGCGACGTCGCCGGCCTGGCCGCCTACAACCGGGGCTTCTCGTACGTGGCGGTCAAGCGCGTCGACGGCCGGAACACCCTCGGCGTGGTCAACCGGGGGCAGCCGTTCGCGGTCGACCTCGACCAGGCCGCGCTGGAGAGCTTCCTGCCGGGCACGACGGTGCCGCTGGGCGACGCGACCGTGGTGCACGTGAAGGCCGACCTGGACTTCGCCGCGCCGGTCGGGCAGCTCTGGACCACCTTCTACTACAGCCTCGACGGGCTCACCTGGACGCAGCTCGGCAGCCGGGTCGGCCCGCAGACGCTCGACGGCAGCCTCGCGCACTTCATGGGCCACCGGGTCGGGCTGTTCAACTACGCGACGCAGACCACGGGCGGGCGGGTCGACTTCGACCACTACCTGCTCAGCGACACGCTGACCGCGCAGGGCCTGCCGCTGGACACCGACGCGCTCGACGCGGCCGTCGCGCACGCCGAGACGCTCGACAGCCGCCACTACCCGGCGGACGCCTGGGCGGCGATGCGGGCCGCCCTCGCCACCGCCAAGGCCGCCCGGGCCGGCCGGTTCGGCACCCAGAACCAGATCGACGCGCCGGAGCGGTCGCTCAGCTTCCAGCTGGCGCGGCTCGGCGTGCTCCGGGCCGCGCCCGAGCTGCCGGTGACGGCGAGCGCGCAGACCCGCTGCGTCGGCGGCCGCGCCTACGTCGCCGTACAGGCCACCAACGGCCACACCGCACCCGTCGACATCACCCTCGAAACCCCCTACGGCACCCGCACCGTCACCAACGTCGCACCCGGCACCAACGCCTACCAGTCCTTCACCACCCGCGCCACCTCCATCCCCGCCGGCACCGCCACCATCCGCGCCACCGGCACCGTCGACGGCACCACCGTCACCACCGTCGTCACCACCACCCACCCCGCCCAGAGCTGCGGCGCATAG
- a CDS encoding SigE family RNA polymerase sigma factor, whose protein sequence is MKADDEQAFREFVTSQMASLRKLAYMTCGDWHTAEDAVANALIKLYPRWRRLERPDLYVKTMVYRAAIDETRRPWRRERSVGDAMPDVALRDPAAATDERMRLRAALDAVPARQRAAVVLRHYLGLSLEDTAGVLDCTVGTAKSQVSRGLAKLREALASEHISLSGKQMEEWTSAVA, encoded by the coding sequence TTGAAAGCCGATGACGAACAGGCGTTCCGCGAGTTCGTGACGTCACAGATGGCGTCGCTGCGCAAGCTGGCGTACATGACCTGCGGCGACTGGCACACGGCGGAGGACGCCGTGGCCAATGCGCTGATCAAGCTCTATCCCCGCTGGCGGAGGCTGGAACGGCCCGATCTCTACGTCAAGACCATGGTCTACCGGGCCGCGATCGACGAGACCCGCCGGCCCTGGCGGCGCGAGCGGTCGGTCGGCGACGCCATGCCGGACGTCGCGCTGCGGGACCCGGCCGCCGCGACCGACGAGCGGATGCGCCTGCGGGCGGCGCTCGACGCCGTGCCGGCCCGGCAGCGGGCCGCGGTCGTGCTCCGGCACTACCTGGGCCTGAGCCTGGAGGACACGGCCGGCGTCCTCGACTGCACGGTCGGCACGGCCAAGAGCCAGGTCTCCCGTGGCCTGGCGAAGCTGCGCGAGGCCCTCGCCAGCGAGCACATCAGTCTCAGCGGGAAGCAGATGGAGGAGTGGACCAGTGCAGTTGCGTGA
- a CDS encoding ice-binding family protein, which translates to MAGAVAATTILVGVVGTPAWAQSPVPLGVAETYGVLAGQAVTDVPPPVGPSVINGDLGVWPGTSVTGAPVVNGATHVGDTEAMQAQADLTTAYNFAAAEPTTSTVGELGGQTLVAGVYTSPATMSLTGTVTLDGQNDPNSVFIFQAGSDLITAVDSRVSLVNGAQACNVFWQVSSSATLNTRTVFVGSILALQSATLGEGATVAGRVLARNGAVTLIHNTITRPFCVASIAPPTISKAFGNATIPADGTTSLSFTLTNPNVGTALTGVTFTDALPAGLVVATPNGLTGSCGGGTVAAGAGGGSISLSGATLPAGGSCTFSVNVTGTTSGTKVNTTSPVDSNESGPGAVASASVTVGAAVVAPPTIAKAFDDATIPAGGTTSLGFTLTNPNVDTPLTGVGFTDALPAGLVVATPNGLTGSCGGGTIAAGAGGGSISLSGATLPAGGSCTFSVNVTGTTSGTKVNTTSPVDSNESGPGAVASASVTVAVATPPTIAKAFGATTIAADGTTSLSFTLSNPNPSTPLTGVGFTDALPAGLVVATPNGLTGSCGGGTIAAGAGGGSISLSGATLPAGGSCTFSVNVTGTTSGTKVNTTSPVDSNESGPGAPAAASITVRVAGAPTIAKAFEDATIPLNGTTRLEFSLTNPNANTTLTGVSFVDNLPAGLVVATPNGAQTDCASGTIAATAGSSSISLFGATLPANASCTVSVNVTGTTTGTKVNTTAAVTSVQSGPGLPASASVTVGAAVVAPPTISKAFEDATIPIGGTTSLVFTLSNPNARTSLTGVGFTDALPAGLVVATPRGVSGSCGSGTVAATAGGSSIRLTGATLPAGGSCTFSVNVTGTTSGTKVNTSGPVDSNESGPGATASASITVGAVAAPTIAKTFQDDIIPLNGTTSLSFTLRNPNPAMSLTGVGFVDNLPAGLVVATPNAAQTNCASATVTATSGGSSISLAGATLPANGSCTVSVNVTGKTEGKKVNTTAATSIESGPGAPASASITVRKSILPVTGSRISSYAAIALTMLGLGGALIVMSHRLARRRRRTA; encoded by the coding sequence ATGGCGGGGGCGGTCGCCGCTACGACGATCCTTGTCGGTGTCGTGGGGACACCGGCCTGGGCCCAGTCCCCGGTGCCGTTGGGGGTTGCCGAGACCTACGGGGTGTTGGCCGGTCAGGCGGTCACCGACGTTCCGCCCCCCGTCGGTCCTTCGGTCATCAACGGGGACTTGGGTGTCTGGCCGGGTACGTCGGTTACCGGGGCCCCGGTGGTGAACGGTGCCACGCACGTCGGTGACACAGAGGCGATGCAGGCCCAGGCCGATCTGACCACCGCATACAACTTCGCGGCGGCCGAGCCCACGACCAGCACGGTCGGCGAGCTCGGCGGCCAAACCCTGGTCGCAGGGGTGTACACGTCACCCGCCACCATGTCTCTGACCGGCACCGTCACGCTGGACGGGCAGAACGATCCCAACTCGGTGTTCATCTTCCAGGCGGGATCCGATCTGATCACCGCGGTCGACAGCCGGGTCAGCCTGGTCAACGGGGCCCAGGCGTGCAACGTGTTCTGGCAGGTCAGTAGCTCGGCGACCCTGAACACCCGGACCGTCTTCGTCGGAAGCATCCTGGCGCTGCAATCGGCGACCCTGGGTGAGGGAGCCACCGTCGCTGGACGGGTGTTGGCCCGCAACGGCGCCGTCACGTTGATCCACAACACGATCACGCGACCGTTCTGCGTCGCGTCCATTGCGCCACCGACCATCTCGAAGGCTTTCGGAAATGCGACGATCCCGGCGGACGGGACGACGTCGCTGAGCTTCACCCTCACCAACCCCAACGTGGGTACGGCGTTGACTGGCGTCACCTTCACCGACGCGTTGCCTGCGGGGCTGGTGGTGGCCACTCCGAATGGTCTGACTGGTTCGTGTGGTGGTGGGACGGTCGCTGCGGGGGCTGGTGGTGGCAGCATCAGCTTGTCTGGTGCGACGTTGCCGGCTGGTGGGAGTTGCACGTTCTCGGTGAACGTGACCGGCACGACCAGTGGTACGAAGGTCAACACGACAAGTCCGGTGGACTCGAACGAGAGCGGCCCGGGCGCCGTCGCGTCGGCGAGCGTCACGGTCGGCGCGGCGGTCGTCGCGCCGCCGACGATCGCCAAGGCTTTCGATGACGCGACCATTCCGGCTGGCGGGACGACGTCGCTGGGTTTCACTCTCACCAACCCGAACGTGGATACGCCGTTGACCGGGGTCGGCTTCACCGACGCGTTGCCTGCGGGGCTGGTGGTGGCCACTCCGAATGGTCTGACTGGTTCGTGTGGTGGTGGGACGATTGCTGCGGGGGCTGGTGGTGGCAGCATCAGCTTGTCTGGTGCGACGTTGCCGGCTGGTGGGAGTTGCACGTTCTCGGTGAACGTGACCGGCACGACCAGTGGTACGAAGGTCAACACGACAAGTCCGGTGGACTCGAACGAGAGCGGCCCGGGCGCCGTCGCGTCGGCGAGCGTCACCGTTGCCGTCGCCACGCCACCCACGATCGCCAAAGCCTTCGGGGCCACGACCATCGCCGCGGACGGGACGACGTCGCTGAGCTTCACCCTCAGCAACCCCAACCCGAGCACGCCGTTGACCGGGGTCGGCTTCACCGACGCGTTGCCTGCGGGGCTGGTGGTGGCCACTCCGAATGGTCTGACTGGTTCGTGTGGTGGTGGGACGATCGCTGCGGGGGCTGGTGGTGGCAGCATCAGCTTGTCTGGTGCGACGTTGCCGGCTGGTGGGAGTTGCACGTTCTCGGTGAACGTGACCGGCACGACCAGTGGTACGAAGGTCAACACGACAAGTCCGGTGGACTCGAACGAGAGCGGCCCGGGTGCGCCCGCCGCGGCGAGCATCACCGTCAGGGTTGCGGGAGCGCCGACGATCGCCAAGGCTTTCGAGGACGCGACCATTCCGCTCAACGGAACGACGAGGCTGGAGTTCAGCCTGACCAACCCCAACGCGAACACGACGCTGACCGGTGTCAGCTTCGTCGACAACCTTCCTGCGGGGCTGGTGGTCGCCACTCCCAATGGCGCGCAAACCGACTGCGCCTCCGGCACGATCGCCGCGACTGCCGGGAGCAGCAGCATCAGCCTATTCGGCGCCACCCTGCCGGCCAACGCGAGCTGCACCGTGTCAGTCAACGTCACCGGCACAACCACCGGAACGAAGGTCAACACCACCGCTGCGGTCACCTCGGTCCAGAGTGGTCCGGGCTTGCCTGCCTCGGCAAGTGTCACGGTCGGCGCGGCGGTCGTCGCGCCGCCGACGATCTCGAAGGCTTTCGAAGACGCCACCATTCCGATTGGCGGGACGACCTCATTGGTCTTCACGCTCAGCAACCCCAACGCGCGCACCTCGTTGACCGGGGTCGGTTTCACCGACGCGCTGCCTGCGGGGCTGGTGGTAGCTACTCCCCGCGGTGTGAGTGGATCGTGCGGTAGTGGCACGGTCGCCGCGACCGCCGGTGGCAGCAGCATCCGGCTGACCGGTGCGACGTTGCCGGCTGGCGGGAGTTGCACGTTCTCGGTGAACGTCACCGGCACGACCAGCGGAACGAAGGTGAACACGAGCGGTCCGGTGGACTCGAACGAGAGCGGCCCAGGTGCTACCGCCTCGGCAAGCATCACGGTCGGCGCTGTCGCGGCACCGACGATCGCCAAGACCTTCCAGGATGACATCATCCCCCTCAACGGGACGACGTCACTGAGCTTCACCCTCCGCAACCCCAACCCGGCCATGTCGCTGACCGGAGTCGGTTTCGTCGACAACCTTCCTGCGGGGCTGGTGGTCGCCACGCCCAACGCCGCGCAGACCAACTGCGCCTCCGCAACGGTCACCGCGACTTCCGGCGGTAGCAGCATCAGCTTGGCCGGAGCGACCCTGCCGGCCAACGGGAGTTGCACGGTGTCGGTGAACGTCACCGGCAAGACCGAGGGGAAGAAGGTCAATACGACGGCAGCCACCTCGATCGAGAGCGGCCCAGGCGCTCCTGCCTCGGCAAGCATCACGGTCCGTAAGAGCATTCTGCCCGTCACCGGAAGCCGGATCTCCAGCTACGCCGCGATCGCACTGACCATGCTCGGCCTGGGTGGAGCGCTCATCGTGATGAGTCACCGGCTGGCCCGGCGTCGGCGTCGAACCGCCTAG
- a CDS encoding glycoside hydrolase family 43 protein: MTPAQAHPTPGAAGWSDGAFTNPVLAGLHPDPSVCRVGDDYYLACSSFEYFPGVPIFHSRDLVHWEQIGNVLDRPSQLVLPATMPSSAGIYAPTLRHHAGRFWLVVTNCAEGGGNLICTATDPAGDWSDPVRLPGIAGIDPDLAWDDDGTCWCTYAGIEQVRIDPHTGRTLGGPRRLWSGAPGAQAPEAPHLYRIGGYWYLLIAEGGTERGHAVSIARSTAPDGPYEPCPANPVLTHRGTNRPIQNTGHADLVEAADGTWWMVLLGVRPGGGTPGWHVLGRETFLAPVTWVDDWPVVGAVEPVMPAPSWPARPVPPPPVRDDFDADGLHPRWVSVRSRPAGSWSLTERPGWLTLRARGASLDEPDVTFVGRRQQHLSCRVRTLVDATGGRGGLAVRLDERHHYGIEAGDGGVRLLARIGSVLSTVATRPVAPGPVRLRVDVVSPSPGDWHPAKEPDVLRFGIEAADGAYDVLGELDGRYLSTEVAGGFTGRVVGMYAGAGSVRFDWFDYAPGDAGGADGTPPAGAGPAR, translated from the coding sequence ATGACTCCGGCCCAGGCCCACCCGACCCCCGGCGCCGCCGGCTGGAGCGACGGCGCGTTCACCAACCCGGTGCTCGCCGGCCTGCACCCGGACCCGAGCGTCTGCCGGGTCGGCGACGACTACTACCTGGCCTGCTCCAGCTTCGAGTACTTCCCCGGGGTGCCCATCTTCCACAGCCGCGACCTCGTGCACTGGGAACAGATCGGCAATGTGCTGGACCGGCCCAGCCAACTGGTGCTGCCCGCGACGATGCCGTCGTCCGCCGGCATCTACGCGCCGACGCTGCGCCACCACGCCGGCCGCTTCTGGCTTGTCGTCACCAACTGCGCCGAGGGCGGCGGCAACCTGATCTGCACCGCCACCGACCCCGCCGGCGACTGGTCGGATCCCGTCCGGCTGCCCGGCATCGCCGGAATCGACCCGGACCTCGCCTGGGACGACGACGGCACCTGCTGGTGCACCTACGCCGGCATCGAGCAGGTGCGCATCGACCCGCACACCGGGCGGACGCTCGGCGGGCCCCGCCGCCTGTGGTCCGGCGCGCCCGGGGCCCAGGCCCCGGAGGCCCCGCACCTGTACCGGATCGGCGGCTACTGGTATCTGCTGATCGCCGAGGGCGGCACCGAACGCGGGCACGCCGTCTCGATCGCCCGCTCGACCGCGCCCGACGGGCCCTACGAGCCCTGCCCCGCCAACCCCGTCCTCACCCACCGGGGCACCAACCGCCCGATCCAGAACACCGGCCACGCCGACCTCGTCGAGGCGGCCGACGGGACGTGGTGGATGGTGCTGCTCGGCGTACGCCCCGGCGGCGGCACCCCCGGCTGGCACGTGCTCGGGCGGGAGACGTTCCTGGCCCCGGTGACCTGGGTCGACGACTGGCCGGTGGTGGGCGCGGTCGAGCCGGTCATGCCGGCCCCGTCGTGGCCCGCACGCCCGGTGCCGCCCCCGCCCGTGCGGGACGACTTCGACGCCGACGGGCTGCACCCGCGCTGGGTGTCGGTGCGGTCCCGGCCCGCCGGGAGCTGGTCGCTCACGGAGCGGCCGGGCTGGCTCACGCTGCGGGCGCGCGGCGCGTCGCTGGACGAGCCCGACGTCACGTTCGTCGGCCGCCGCCAGCAGCACCTGTCGTGCCGGGTGCGGACGCTTGTCGACGCGACCGGGGGGCGCGGCGGGCTCGCCGTACGCCTCGACGAGCGGCACCACTACGGGATCGAGGCGGGCGACGGCGGGGTGCGGCTGCTCGCGCGGATCGGCTCGGTGCTGTCCACGGTGGCCACCCGGCCGGTCGCCCCCGGCCCGGTGCGGCTGCGCGTCGACGTGGTCTCCCCGTCGCCCGGCGACTGGCATCCGGCCAAGGAGCCCGATGTGCTCCGGTTCGGCATCGAGGCGGCCGACGGCGCGTACGACGTGCTGGGCGAGCTCGACGGCCGGTACCTGTCCACGGAGGTCGCCGGCGGCTTCACCGGCCGGGTCGTCGGCATGTACGCCGGGGCCGGCAGCGTCCGCTTCGACTGGTTCGACTACGCCCCCGGCGATGCCGGGGGCGCGGACGGGACGCCGCCGGCCGGGGCCGGACCGGCGCGCTGA
- a CDS encoding poly(ethylene terephthalate) hydrolase family protein: MPPGFRGRLAKLAAAGIAAAVGLFTIAVATGSASAADNPYQRGPDPTRASVASENGPFANTSVAVPTGYGFNGGRIYYPTDTSQGTFGAIAISPGYTALFSVELAWMGPWLASHGFVVIGIETNSRNDFDTARGTQLLAALDYLTQQSPVRDRVDASRLAVAGHSMGGGGALSAAMRRSSLKAAVGIAPYSPSSNLATDRVPTMVFSGQADTVVTPSYATGLYNSLPTTTESAYLEVAGADHGFMVGRSNPVLIRTMLPFLKIFIDNDARYSQFLCPLLDSSGVVTYRSTCPLLPTPPTSPTATPTTTPTTPPPTSPPGAASQIVGAQSGRCVDVPNASRANGTRVQLYDCNRQSNQSWTYTSTKQLRVYGDMCLDAAGSGNGAAVQIYGCHSQTNQQWNVNSNGTISSVQSGRCLDVWSTANGAQIQLYDCHGQTNQRFSLTPLA, encoded by the coding sequence GTGCCCCCCGGCTTCCGGGGCCGGCTGGCCAAGCTGGCCGCGGCCGGGATCGCCGCCGCCGTCGGGCTGTTCACCATCGCGGTGGCGACCGGCTCGGCGTCGGCCGCCGACAACCCGTACCAGCGGGGCCCGGACCCCACCCGGGCCAGCGTCGCGTCCGAGAACGGCCCCTTCGCCAACACGTCGGTCGCCGTCCCGACCGGCTACGGCTTCAACGGCGGCCGCATCTACTACCCGACCGACACCAGCCAGGGCACCTTCGGGGCCATCGCGATCTCGCCCGGTTACACCGCGCTGTTCTCGGTCGAGCTGGCCTGGATGGGGCCGTGGCTGGCCTCGCACGGCTTCGTCGTCATCGGCATCGAGACCAACAGCCGCAACGACTTCGACACGGCCCGGGGCACCCAGCTCCTCGCCGCGCTGGACTACCTGACCCAGCAGAGCCCGGTACGCGACCGCGTCGACGCCAGCCGGCTGGCCGTCGCCGGTCACTCCATGGGCGGCGGCGGGGCGCTGAGCGCGGCCATGCGGCGCTCGTCGCTGAAGGCGGCGGTCGGCATCGCGCCGTACTCGCCGTCGTCGAACCTGGCCACCGACCGGGTGCCCACGATGGTCTTCTCCGGGCAGGCGGACACGGTGGTCACCCCGTCCTACGCCACCGGCCTCTACAACAGCCTCCCGACCACGACGGAGAGCGCCTACCTGGAGGTCGCGGGCGCCGACCACGGGTTCATGGTCGGCCGGTCGAACCCGGTGCTGATCCGGACCATGCTGCCGTTCCTCAAGATCTTCATCGACAACGACGCCCGGTACAGCCAGTTCCTCTGCCCGCTGCTGGACTCCAGCGGCGTGGTCACCTACCGCAGCACGTGCCCGCTGCTGCCCACCCCGCCGACCAGCCCGACGGCGACGCCCACCACCACCCCGACCACGCCCCCGCCCACCAGCCCGCCCGGTGCCGCCAGCCAGATCGTCGGCGCGCAGTCGGGCCGGTGCGTCGACGTGCCCAACGCCTCCCGTGCCAACGGCACCCGGGTGCAGCTCTACGACTGCAACCGGCAGTCCAACCAGTCGTGGACGTACACCTCGACCAAGCAACTGCGGGTGTACGGCGACATGTGCCTGGACGCGGCGGGTTCGGGCAACGGCGCGGCGGTCCAGATCTACGGCTGCCACAGCCAGACCAACCAGCAGTGGAACGTCAACTCGAACGGCACCATCAGCAGCGTGCAGTCCGGGCGCTGCCTGGACGTCTGGAGCACGGCCAACGGGGCGCAGATCCAGCTCTACGACTGCCACGGGCAGACCAACCAGCGGTTCAGCCTGACGCCCCTCGCGTGA
- a CDS encoding cellulose binding domain-containing protein, translating to MARHWKHRYVLSSVAAAAALVVATAGGVLTGGLGEAAEAATNGTLAATAGCGKAPTLTSGTRTISSSGQNRSYILRIPDGYDRNRPYRLIFGFHWLNGSANNVASAGYYGLLPLSNNSTIFVAPQGIDNGWANTNGRDLTLFDDISRVVENDLCVDTTQRFALGWSYGGAMSYAVACARPTVIRAVSVLSGANLSGCNPGTQPVAYFGIHGIYDSVLNISAGRSLRDTFVRNNGCTAQSPREPSRGSLTHITTLYSGCRAGYPVQWAAFDGDHTPSPVDGSSSPNDSRTWTSGEIWKFFSQFASTTPPTTPPPTTPPPTTPPPTTPPPTTPPPTTPPPTGEPGTCTATYRAVNSWPGGFQGEVTVANGTSATLNGWTVRLTLGSGQAISSVWNGVNTGTTGSVTVKNAPYNGTLAPNASTTFGFTATGDGPAPSGVSCTSP from the coding sequence ATGGCGAGGCACTGGAAACACAGATACGTTCTCTCCTCCGTCGCGGCCGCGGCGGCGCTCGTCGTGGCCACCGCCGGCGGCGTGCTGACCGGCGGCCTCGGCGAGGCGGCGGAGGCCGCCACCAACGGCACGCTCGCGGCGACCGCCGGCTGTGGGAAGGCCCCCACGCTGACCAGCGGCACGCGCACGATCTCCAGCAGCGGACAGAACCGCAGCTACATCCTGCGGATCCCCGACGGGTACGACAGGAACCGCCCCTACCGGCTGATCTTCGGCTTCCACTGGCTGAACGGCTCGGCCAACAACGTCGCCTCGGCCGGCTACTACGGGCTGCTGCCGCTGTCGAACAACAGCACGATCTTCGTCGCGCCGCAGGGCATCGACAACGGCTGGGCCAACACCAACGGCCGTGACCTGACCCTGTTCGACGACATCTCCCGGGTGGTCGAGAACGACCTCTGCGTCGACACGACGCAGCGCTTCGCGCTCGGCTGGAGCTACGGCGGGGCCATGAGCTACGCGGTGGCCTGCGCCCGGCCCACCGTCATCCGGGCGGTCAGCGTCCTGTCCGGGGCCAACCTCAGCGGCTGCAACCCCGGCACCCAGCCGGTAGCGTACTTCGGCATCCACGGCATCTACGACAGCGTGCTGAACATCTCGGCGGGCCGGTCGCTGCGCGACACGTTCGTCAGGAACAACGGCTGCACCGCGCAGAGCCCCCGCGAGCCGAGCCGGGGCAGCCTCACCCACATCACGACCCTCTACTCCGGCTGCCGCGCCGGCTACCCCGTGCAGTGGGCCGCCTTCGACGGCGACCACACCCCCAGCCCGGTGGACGGCTCCTCCAGCCCCAACGACTCCCGGACCTGGACCTCGGGCGAGATCTGGAAGTTCTTCAGCCAGTTCGCGTCGACCACGCCCCCGACCACCCCGCCGCCCACCACCCCGCCGCCGACCACCCCGCCGCCCACCACGCCCCCGCCCACCACGCCGCCGCCGACCACCCCGCCGCCCACCGGCGAGCCCGGCACCTGCACCGCCACCTACCGCGCGGTCAACAGCTGGCCCGGTGGCTTCCAGGGCGAGGTCACCGTGGCCAACGGCACCTCCGCCACGCTGAACGGCTGGACCGTGCGCCTGACGCTGGGCAGCGGCCAGGCCATCAGCAGCGTCTGGAACGGCGTCAACACCGGCACCACCGGCAGCGTCACCGTCAAGAACGCCCCCTACAACGGCACGTTGGCCCCGAACGCCTCGACCACGTTCGGGTTCACCGCCACCGGTGACGGACCCGCGCCCAGCGGCGTCTCCTGCACCAGCCCCTGA